In Bos javanicus breed banteng chromosome 2, ARS-OSU_banteng_1.0, whole genome shotgun sequence, the following proteins share a genomic window:
- the LOC133260340 gene encoding uncharacterized protein LOC133260340 isoform X1 has protein sequence MARGRKEGKKGLGVFQFPGEAAGVRALNATAFQVEAKATSSGLRRIQLTPSFLVTPTGPFPSPLPPLREIDSRVEEAFPGTAFLMVISPQHHLPAAAAPAPCAASGPRGPETRRRAGSRPASQAQLRMDWIASSHVRKPFDLAWTPAAPHPLNTPHCRGPPYHPFLATLKVAHLLCNGTVEIIPLDERSIPFQKENRFLFFSTHGTK, from the exons ATGgcaagagggaggaaagaagggaagaaaggactAGGGGTTTTTCAATTCCCAGGCGAGGCTGCTGGCGTCCGCGCCCTTAACGCCACAGCCTTCCAAGTTGAGGCGAAAGCCACCTCCTCGGGCCTGCGTCGCATCCAACTTACTCCAAGTTTTCTGGTGACTCCTACAGGGCCCTTTCcgtcccccctcccaccccttagAGAGATTGACAGTCGCGTGGAGGAGGCTTTTCCAGGCACAGCCTTTCTCATGGTAATCAGCCCCCAGCATCACCTCCCGGCCGCGGCCGCTCCCGCTCCGTGCGCAGCTAGCGGACCCCGGGGACCGGAAACAAGGCGGCGGGCGGGGAGCCGGCCAGCGAGCCAG GCTCAACTCCGAATGGATTGGATTGCGAGTTCGCACGTGAGAAAACCGTTTGACTTGGCTTGGACCcctgccgccccccaccccctcaacacACCTCATTGCAGGGGTCCCCCTTATCACCCTTTCCTTGCAACTCTAAAAGTTGCCCACCTCCTGTGTAACGGCACGGTCGAAATAATTCCTCTGGATGAAAGATCAATTCCGTTTCAAAAAGAGAataggttcctttttttttcaacacatggtacaaaataa
- the LOC133260340 gene encoding uncharacterized protein LOC133260340 isoform X2: protein MARGRKEGKKGLGVFQFPGEAAGVRALNATAFQVEAKATSSGLRRIQLTPSFLVTPTGPFPSPLPPLREIDSRVEEAFPGTAFLMAQLRMDWIASSHVRKPFDLAWTPAAPHPLNTPHCRGPPYHPFLATLKVAHLLCNGTVEIIPLDERSIPFQKENRFLFFSTHGTK from the exons ATGgcaagagggaggaaagaagggaagaaaggactAGGGGTTTTTCAATTCCCAGGCGAGGCTGCTGGCGTCCGCGCCCTTAACGCCACAGCCTTCCAAGTTGAGGCGAAAGCCACCTCCTCGGGCCTGCGTCGCATCCAACTTACTCCAAGTTTTCTGGTGACTCCTACAGGGCCCTTTCcgtcccccctcccaccccttagAGAGATTGACAGTCGCGTGGAGGAGGCTTTTCCAGGCACAGCCTTTCTCATG GCTCAACTCCGAATGGATTGGATTGCGAGTTCGCACGTGAGAAAACCGTTTGACTTGGCTTGGACCcctgccgccccccaccccctcaacacACCTCATTGCAGGGGTCCCCCTTATCACCCTTTCCTTGCAACTCTAAAAGTTGCCCACCTCCTGTGTAACGGCACGGTCGAAATAATTCCTCTGGATGAAAGATCAATTCCGTTTCAAAAAGAGAataggttcctttttttttcaacacatggtacaaaataa